The genomic region TTTCTGCAAGCACGGGTGTCAATGCTGTTATCATAAGAAAAATTTTGCTGCAGCTGCAAAAGGCGGGATTGGTAAAAACTGCAGCAGGGATCGGCGGTTCACACTTGGCACGGAAGACTGATACAATCACGCTGCTGGATGTATACAACGCAATCAATGAGGGAGCAGAGGAACGGGAGGTTTTCAATTTCCATCCGAATCCAAATCCGCAATGCCCTGTCGGAAGCAAGATTCACCGCGTGCTCGATGCTGCATTGCAAGAGGCGCAACAAGCGATGGCAGATTCGCTTAACAAAACAACAATTGCCGATTTAGGAGCGGGAATATAACCGGAGTCTTGTTTCTTTTACGCATCCGCGCGAATAAAAAAGCTGAGGGCTTGCAAACCTAAGGATACGATATCCAAACGTCCAAGATCCTCAGCTTTATACTATTTACAACTCTATAGAAGGATTCGCTTGCGTCAAAATTTCAGTTGTAACCGAGGCTCCAAGGTACTTTTGAGCATATTCGCCGATAAGCGCCAATGCAGCTTTTAAGTCTTCCAAGCGGGCAGGATCGAGATTTTCCATGATGATAAACGCATTTTTCGTATTTTCCGTAATCATCGTGCGCTGCCCATCACGCCAATTAAAACAGCGGCAGACGGCGCCTTTATTATCGCGATAGCACAACTCCCCTTCCAGGGTTTGGCTATGCTCTTCATCGCCGAGCGCAAAAAAATCGTCGCCGCCCTTTGTAACACCGAGGATTAAATCGCCGTCAAAGGCATCGCTGTCTTCCGCACCGCACGGTAAGCCGAATTGCAATGATGCGGCATTGTAAATATCTACCAGCGGATTGATATACGAAACGGGATTCTGTTTTTCCACCCGCTTGAGCAGCGCCTCGATACTGCATCGGACGCCTTTCTTCGTCTTAAACTTCCGATACGCATCCCGCCAGATAGCGATAACGGGGTTTTCGCTGAACACATTTTTTACCAAAAATTTTTCCGCATCGGCATTACTCCGCGAAAGTAATACCTTTATATCGCGGACGCTTTCGCCGCTATTATCTATCCCCTTTAGCAGCACTACACCGAGCTGCGCTTGAGGAAAAAGCTCCCAAAAAGAGGCATCCGCCAAAAATTTGCTCATAGTAACTCCTTTGTTATAAATGATGACAATGTAAAATAGTATCACTACTATAAAAGTATACTATTCCTTTGTAAAGAGGCCGAAAATTTAGTTATGGAAACAATTATATTGGGACTTGGCTCCAACCGCGGAGATTCAAAAGCGATCCTCGCAGAGGCAATTAAACGGTTCGCATCATTTTTGAGCGATATTCGAACCTCCTCCGTCTATATTACAAAACCGCAGGATTACCTCGATCAGGATGATTTTTACAACATGGTTGTATCGGGAAACTATGCAGGAAGTCCCGCATCACTGCTTAAAACACTCCAGCAGATTGAAGCGGATTACGGCAGAAACCGTGAAGCCGAGATTCCCAAAGGCCCCCGCACACTCGACATCGATATTCTCTTTTTCGGAAGTCAAATTGTTAAGCTCGATAATCCTCCGCTTATCATCCCGCA from Treponema vincentii harbors:
- the folK gene encoding 2-amino-4-hydroxy-6-hydroxymethyldihydropteridine diphosphokinase; the encoded protein is METIILGLGSNRGDSKAILAEAIKRFASFLSDIRTSSVYITKPQDYLDQDDFYNMVVSGNYAGSPASLLKTLQQIEADYGRNREAEIPKGPRTLDIDILFFGSQIVKLDNPPLIIPHPAVYQRAFALIPLVGTVS
- a CDS encoding Rrf2 family transcriptional regulator, encoding MKISVRFTAAVHTLLCIQYFEKDMRVTSDFISASTGVNAVIIRKILLQLQKAGLVKTAAGIGGSHLARKTDTITLLDVYNAINEGAEEREVFNFHPNPNPQCPVGSKIHRVLDAALQEAQQAMADSLNKTTIADLGAGI
- a CDS encoding B3/4 domain-containing protein; protein product: MSKFLADASFWELFPQAQLGVVLLKGIDNSGESVRDIKVLLSRSNADAEKFLVKNVFSENPVIAIWRDAYRKFKTKKGVRCSIEALLKRVEKQNPVSYINPLVDIYNAASLQFGLPCGAEDSDAFDGDLILGVTKGGDDFFALGDEEHSQTLEGELCYRDNKGAVCRCFNWRDGQRTMITENTKNAFIIMENLDPARLEDLKAALALIGEYAQKYLGASVTTEILTQANPSIEL